DNA sequence from the Pedobacter schmidteae genome:
TTAGAACCGGTAATAAAAAGAATAAGTTTGGAGGATAGCTTCACGTTATTTCTTTATTCTGTAACCCACACCACGTACCGTTTCTAAAAAATCGGCAGGTGCCCAGGCATTCAATTTTTTCCTGATATTTTTTATGTGCGCGTCAATGTAATTGGAATCATAATCATCGTCGGCAAAAGTGCCCCATATATGCTCGCTAAGCTGCATGCGCGTTAATACCCGGTTGCTGTGTAAAAAAAGATAACTGAGCAGGTCAAACTCCTTGCGCGACAGTTCAATTTGGTTTTCATTAAAAAACACAAAACGCTTTTGCAGGTCGAGCTTAAAATCACCCAGGGGCAACAACTCTTCCTTTACATTAAACTTACGACGGGCAATCGCCTGCATGCGGGATTGAAGTTCGAGGAGTGAGAAAGGCTTTGGTAAGTAGTCATCGGCCCCCAGGTCGAGCCCCGCAATGCGGTCTTCCAGGTTTCCCCTTGCTGTAAGGATGATATAGGCAGCATCAGGATTATATTTTTTTGCCTGAGGCAATAAGGTTAGCCCATCTCCGTCGGGTAAACCCAGGTCCAGCAAGATGAAATCGTAGCTGTTCATCTCCATTTTCTCCAGTCCGCTCTTGATATTATGTGCCAGATCGCATATATAAAATGCCTTTTTCAGGAAATCTTCCATTTCATAGGCCAGGGTTTTTTCATCTTCAACAATCAGAACTTTCATGCGGGTAAAGGGCTTAATTTCTTCGTCTGTTGTCTTGCTGAGGACGTTCTTTTTTGTCGGGCTTCACTTCACCTGGTTTCTCTTGCCGGCGTGACTGTGGTACTTCTTTTACTTCAGGTTTTTTGCTTTCTTTTTCACGTTCCTGTTTCTTACCTCTTTTATCCTGATAAAAACCAGCAAGATTAGATAAAGTGGCGGTACTACCGGCAAAGGCGCCAAAGGGCATTGCTATTAAAAGCAAGCCGGCAACAAGGGATCGGAATGGTGAATTTATGCTCATGATGTAAATATATGGAAAGTTTGCCTCCGTAGAGGCAAACTAACGCACCCTATTAAAAACACAACGTGTTTTTTACAATCTGCGCCACACAGATGTAATACAAATCTGAGCAGCGAACATGAAATTCAGATGAAAAAAAAATAAAAAAATAATCCTAAAATTTCATGTTCATTTCATGTTCGGTGTGCAGATTTGACTTAACAACACACAAATGAAACATTAAATATTAAAGGCTATGAAAAGGTTAATTTTATTAGGCATACTTGGAGTGATAGGATGGATGCCATTCCAGGCAAAGGCGCAGTTGAGTATAAACGTGAATATTGGTTCGCAGCCTTTATGGGGTCCGGTAGGATATGATTATGTAGATTATTATTACTTGCCAGATATGGAATGTTATTACCATGTACCGGCACGACAGTTCATTTATTTAGAAGGCAGCAGATGGAGATTCTCTGCTTCGCTACCATCAAGATACAGAGGGTATAACCTGGATAACTGTTACAAAGTGGTGGTCAACTCCAGAGATCCTTACAGATATTTTGACAGAGACCGGGTAGCTTATGCCAGGTACAGAGGGATGAGAAACCAACAGGTGATCAGATATAGCAACGACTCCAGGTATTATGTAATTAAAGGTCATTCGCATTATGGACGACCAGACAGACGTGACTATCACAGAGATCATGACAGATGGGATAATGATCGTGGACACGGCGGTAGAGATTACGATCGTGGAGATCATAGAGATCGCGGAGAGCGTAGCGACTGGAACAAAGGAAGAGGCCGTGGTGGCGACAGAGGCGATCACGGTGGACATGGCCGAGGTCATGGCCGGGAAAGAGGTTAATAAACACACAACAAACCAAAAAGGGTGCTACTGTATGTATGCACCCTTTTTTCGTCTATAATGATTGGTAAAGATTCTATTGGTTGGTAATTACCCTGCCACCAAAAGGTTGTTCTGTGCCGCCAGGTGTAAGTAAACCTGTTGCAATAACGGTATATGATTTGCCGGCTTTTAGTTCAATACTGGCCAGCTCGCTAAGTGTATTACCGTTTGTTTTATCTTTAAGGGCAAATACATAAGCTTTAGGCTCTATTTCGATAAAAGCACTGCTGGCTTTATAAGCTTTATCTGTTATGATAGCCTCGCCGTCTTTTACAGCAAGGTTAAGCGTAGGTGCGGTTGGTGACAGATTGATGAACCTTACAAAAGCCTTAGCTGATGTTACGCTCCCTAATTCATCTTTAATTTTAAGGTAGTCGAGGTTAGCACCTGAGCCAATTAAAAACAGAGAGCTTACGGTATTGGCCTCCAGCGTAATGTCTTTGCTGATCAGGCTTTCAGTACTGCTGGCAGTGGTAAATTTAACATTATGGGTGCCAGGTAATGCCTGCATATAACCTGTTGTACCGCCAAAAGACACTGCGCCACCGGTATTGATTTTGTTTTGATCTACATAAATATTGAAGGTACCGGTAGTTGGGGCGGCGTTGGTGATGTTAATAAAAGCGAATTCCTGCACCGGTGTATTGTCTTTTGAACAGGATTGGATCAGTAATGCGCTGCCGGATAAAATGGCTAATGCGGCGATTTTAAAATTTCTGGTAATGGTGGTGTTAAAAAAGTTCATGTTCATATTAATAAAGGTTTTGTGAAGGTAACGCTTATAGAGACGTAGAATGTCATGTTAACGCTACAATAAAATTAAAAAAAATGTAGTTACATTAGGGCAGTTAAGTGTAATCGTCAACAGGACATTAAAAAAACACACGCTATGAAGGTAATTATAGGTTCGGACCATGCCGGCTTTTATTATAAAAATATATTGGTTGCCGCTTTGCAGCAACAAGGTTATGAAGTGATAGACTTGGGAACAAATACGGAAAATCCTACCGATTATCCCGATCATGCTGCCGATGTTGCCCGGGCAATTATTGCCGGCCGGGGAGAAAAAGGAATATTGATTTGTGGAAGTGCTGTTGGTGTAAGTATTGCAGCCAATAAATTTAAGGGCATCAGGGCTGGTGTTTGCCATGATACTTATTCGGCACATCAGTCGGTAGAGCATGATGACGTAAATATCCTTTGCATGGGACAGCGGGTAATTGGCATTGAGCTGGCCAGGGATATCGCTTTTGCTTTTTTAAGCGCTGTTTTTTCCGCTGAGGAAAGGCATGTAAAAAGACTGGCCAAGATAACCGCATTGGAAAATAAGGAACTTTGATTCTAGATGAAGCTATACGTATACCTCTTTTTAGCCTGTATTGTTTTTACCCTTTACCAATGTCAAACTCATAAAAAAAGTATTGAGGTAGCCAAAGGCAGCATTCCTGATACCACCAATTCGCCTGTTATACCCGCCGGCGCAGCCATAAAGCTGATGAAGGTAGAGCCTGGATTTGAAGTTAAACTGGTAGCCGAAGAACCCCTGGTTACGGCTCCCGTTGCGCTGACATTTGATGCCAAAGGTCGAATATGGGCGGTAGAAATGGTGGGGTACATGCCCGATGTAAATGGCAAAGGAGAAGATAAACCCAATGGAAAAATCGTAATTCTGGAGGATAAGAATGGCGATGGGTTAATGGACAGCCGAAAGGTTTTTCTGGACTCGCTGGTGCTGCCGCGGGCTATTTGCCTGATTGATGGCGGCATACTGGTGGCAGAATCGCCAAACCTGTGGTATTACGAAATTAAAGACGATAAGCCAGGGCGCAGAACATTGGTAGATGATAAATATGCCGATGAAGGCAATGTAGAGCATCAGCCAAATGGATTGTTAAGGGCTATGGACAACTGGATTTATAATGCTAAATCAGCCAAACGCTATCGTAAAAAAGGGAATCAATGGTTGATAGAAAATACGCACTTCAGAGGGCAGTGGGGGATTAGTCAGGATGATTATGGACGTTTGTATTACAACGACAACTCGACCAATCTGATGGGCGATTATTTTAGCCCTGGTTTTGGCGCTTCAAATCCCAATCAGCATAGCGTAGAGGGCTATTCTGAGCGGACAGTTAAAGACAATCGTGTTTATCCGGCCCGACCTACGCCGGGTGTAAACAGGGGATATATGGCAGGAGTGTTGGACGACAGTTTGCGCTTAAAGAATTTTACTGCGGCATGCGGACCGGTAATTTACCGGGGCGATCTGTTTGGCCCTGCATATCATTCTAATGCATTTGTTGCCGAACCTTCAGCCAATTTAATAAAAAGGGATATTTTGACCGAAAAAGGCTATGTGGTTACCGGCGAACAGGCGTACAAAGGCAGGGAATTTTTGGCGAGTATAGACGAACGTTTCCGTCCGGTTAGCTTGTACAATGGTTTAGATGGAGCTTTATATATAGTTGATATGTATAGAGGTATCATTCAGCATAAAACCTATGTAACGCCTTACCTCAGGGAGAAAATCCTGAGCAGAAAATTGACCGGACCTTTGGGGTGTGGCCGGATCTATAAAGTGGTTCCTAAAGGCAAAATAACAAGTACCGTAAAGATGGGCACAGATGTAAAAAGTCTGGTCGCCTTACTTGGACATCCAAACGGGCAATTGCGAGATATGGCACAGCAGCTGTTAATTGATTTGAGGCAGAAAGAGGCGATACCCCTGCTGAGAGAAATTATGGAAGGTAAGGGGCCGTCATTACAGGTTATGCATGCCATGTGGACACTGGAAGGGCTTTCGGCATTGCGTACCAACGATGTGCTGGCTTTACTTCAATCAGCCGATATGGTGATAAAAATACAGGCTTTAAGCGTGTTACCTGCTTTAATTAATGGCAGTTCGTATAAATACTATAAGGAAGCACTGGTGCAGCTGATGAAGGAAAATAATGCTTCAATTGCCCCATATATTGCTTTTGTAGCCAGCTATTTAAAACCATTTGATGCCGGGGCTGCCGAGCGCCTGTTGATGGGCCTGGCAAAGGCATACCCCAATAACCGGTATGTTGCTGCAGCGGTGGTGAGCAACCTGGCTTATGATGAAGAACGTTTTGCCGTCGCGATTGCACAGTCCTTGCCAGATACCAATTTGGTGATCAATAAACAGCTCCAGTTGGTCATTAACAGTATCAGAAGCGCACAAAAGAACAAAGACCCGCAAATGATGACGCGTGAATTTCCTAAAGGTGCGGCTTTATTTGCCTCCAGTTGCCAGACTTGCCATGCTGCCGATGGCAATGGCATTAGTTCGCTGGCGCCGCCTTTAAATAAATCAGAATGGGTTAATGGGCATAAAGATAAGTTGATTTCTATTGTGTTATATGGCTTAACGGGGCCCGTAAAGGTAAATGGACATGTATACGAGTCGCCCGAAATCTCGGCCGATATGCCGGGTATAGCGCATAGTGATGAAATATCTGACGATGATGTGGCGCAGGTACTGAGTTTTATCCGCGGATCATGGCAAAATAATTCGGGCAAGGTAACCATAGACGAAGTAGAAAGAGTGCGCAAAAAGTATAAAGGACGTGAAAAGGCTTTTACGATAGAAGAGCTAAACGGGAAATGATGTTTGATTGTGAATAATGTGTTGAAAAGCTGTTAAAAACTTGTTAATAAATATAGTTAGATATATTTGCTTGAAGTAATAATTCTCCGTATATTAGATCTATCAATTACGAAGTACTTTAACAGTCTGAAAGAAAGATTCCAAAAGGAAACACTGTACCTCCGGGTAGAAGATTCTGGAAATTTCGAAGGAGCAGTAAGGATCGGATTCAAAGGCAACGGAGAAGAAGATTTAAAAATAACCGAAGTCGAAAGGCGGAAGGATATCAATTGCATCCGGAACAGACATTATATGTCGAATGAAATATTCTACGGAATAAATCAGGAGAGTAATTTAGACGGGGTTCAAAGTTTTCAGGAGCTAAGAATGCTACGAATTGTAAAGTAAAAAACGGATTGATGCTTTTCTTACGGCTACGGCTGCAAGAGGGGTGGAAACGGAGTACTTGAATCGAAAGAAGAAAGGCTCCGTTTTCTTTTTTATACCTGTTTCCGGGCGGATATGGCCCGTTTCCCAGATCGGTTTGAAGAAAAAGATTATGGTTGCAATGAGGCTTGTGGCAACTGCTGCTCTGCTATTGGTATGTAGCTGCCTGTACCATAACAAAGCGACAGGAGGGGAAGAGACGAGTAAAACACTAAGAAAAGAGGTTGGTAAAACTGCTCCCGAAGAAAATACTTTTTTAGGTTTCCCAAAATGCTGATATGATTTATTACTAGGATAGTAGCGCATAATTCTGAAGCAAAATATCTGCGATATTAGTAATGCTAATTTTTTAACCTCTTAAATATCAAAGCATTATTAATCAAATTGAGGGGTTCAGAAGGTAGGTTTGAACGCTTTAAATATGTGCCTGCCTTTTTGAATTCCAATTGTTTTTTTGCAAACCTTAAACTAAATTCAATGAAAACCAAATTGATGATGGCCGCAGTATGCGGTTGCTTTACCCTGCTTCTTTTTTCAAATTGTAAAAAAGACAGCAGCGCTGTAGCTGACGAGTTAAATGCTACAAATGCTCCGGCAGCAACGTCGGTCGCCAAAACCAATGCTATCGGTATCCTCTCGCTATTGTGGGATGGAGATGCCAACCTGGGGACAAGCGTTTTTAAAGTCTTAAATGTTGATGCACCCGCCACATTGGCTGCTGTAAACAATGCCACTTATGGTAAAATATGGAGGTTTACCAAAGAAATCGGGAGCAACCGATGTGAGGTGCATGCTGCTCAGGGCTTTGCGGCGGCCGAAGGGGACGATATTTATCTGGGCTGGCGCTCGCAGCTAAGTATGTCTTCTACAGGCTTAACCACCAATGCTTTGTTTCAATGGAAGGCCTATGGAGCCAATATGACGCAGAATTTTCCAATCGTGATCAAAACGATTGGTGGCGATTTTAAACTGATGCATACTGCATCAGGTGGTGCAAATACCTATATCTGGAATAGCCCGGTAACTTTAAACAACTGGAATACTTTTGTATTGAGAATAAAAGTTTCCCGCACGGCTACCGTTGGATTTATGGAATTCTGGTTCAACGGCGTGAAGCAGACTTTATTGGGCGGTACGCAAAGGTATTACGGCCGTACGCTTGATGCCGATTATTGCGACCCTAAATGGGGTGTATATGGTGCCAGCGCTGAGCTGATTACCAACCGGGTGCATGGATTGAAAATCGCATCTACTTATGCCGAAGCCGCTCCCTGAGCAATTGAACCATCAGGATGATCTGTATAGCATTAGCTGATAGATCATCTGGATAAAGAGCGTTAAAAAATGAGGCAAAAATTTTTGTGCAGGAGCCTGGATCAGGAAAAGCGACCTAAATATGGTAACTAGGTTTTCCTGAGATAGGTTCCTGTTTTTTTTGTTTCGCTGTACTATTGGTTTTTAGTGTGTTGAGATAAAATTATCTTATTGATTATCAGTTTGTTTTGTGTTTATCTTAATTATGTTACAATGAAAGATAAATATTGTTTGATGGTGATAAAATATTCCGCTTATCTTAGAATTAACACATAAAACAAATACACAAATGAAAAAACATCTATTAACTGCTGTAGCAGTAATGGCTGCCCTATGCGGGTACGCCCAAACCAAAGGAACCAGTGCGCTGGGTTTCGGTATCACTTCACAAAATTACAAGTATGAAACTACTAATGGTTCTACGGTTACAAAGTCGGAGAATAAGTACAATAGCTATTCATTAAGCTATGGTTATTTCATACAAGACAATGCAAAACTTGGTATTGAGCTTAATTACGGAGATCGGAATGACGACTTTGTAGCTAATGTTTCGGGGAGCAAAACAAAGCAGTATGGCGCAAGTGTAAATTATCAACATTATTATCCGTTAATTAAAAAACTATATGCCTATGCAGGCGGCGCCATTGGCTATGGCTATTCGAAAAGTGAGACCGGGAATAACAATTCTAACGATAACAGGACTGATTTCTATTCTGCAGGTGTGCAAGGTGGTCTTACCTGGTTCGTATCCAAAAGATTTGCTTTAGAAACCAGCTTGTTGTCTGCCAATGCCACTTATGCCAAGTCAGAAAATACTGGAACCATGGGCGGTAATATAGGTTATAAGAATACCTCTTCTAATTTTAATCTAAGCAGTACAGGTGCCATTAGCAACCTGGGCTTTAAAGTATATATATTATTCTAAGCATTAACTTCCCCCCCCCAAGTTAATATCAATGTTAAAGCACTCTATTGGGGTGCTTTAATTGTTTTTAGACCTGTAGATACAAATCTTTTCGTTATTTTTATACATCATGAGTAAAGTAGCTAAACATCCCTCTGCAGAAAAAAAGATCTTCGTTCTCGATACCTCTGTCATTCTTTATGATCACAATGCCTTTAAAAACTTCCAGGAACATGATGTAGCTATCCCTATTCAGGTGCTGGAAGAGCTGGATAACATGAAAAACGGCAACGAAACCCGTAATGCCGAAGCGCGCAGCTTTATCAGGCTGATGGACAATGCCTCGGGCGATAAAATCATGAACAAATGGATTCCATTTAATGGGCATAAAAGTGGTCGTTTTAAAGTGGTGATGGACAACAAGCCTGATCAGTTTGATGCAGAAGCTATTTTTGGCAAGGGCAAGTTTGACCATCGGATATTAAATGCGGCATTGAGCCTGAAGCAGGAATTTCCGGAAAAGAGAGTGGTGCTGGTGTCTAAAGACATATGCCTGCGTTTAAAAGCCAAATCCCTGGAACTACACGCCGAAGATTATGAGACCGGTAAAATAAAAAATGTAGATGCGCTGTATACCGGAAAGGAAGTGTTGACGAACATTGCAGATGATTTTTTTAAAGCCCTTAAAACTGATGGAAGTGTGGATGCTACAACGCTGGGCATTCAGGATCCGCAAGCCAATCATTTCTGTATTTTAAAAGGTAAACGCAAAATGGCCAATACCTGGTACAATGCGGCTTCCGGCACGCTCTCGGCCCTGGCACGTCAAACCACGTTTCGTATTTCGCCACGCAATGATGAACAGACTTTTGCTATGGATGCGCTACTTAATCCTGCCATTAAACTGCTCACGATACAAGGTAAGGCCGGTACTGGAAAGACATTGCTGGCCATAGCCAGCGCATTGGAACAGCGTAAAGATTACCGGCAGATTTATGTAACCCGGCCAATAGTGGCCTTGAGCAATAAAGATATCGGCTTTTTGCCAGGCGATGTAAAGTCCAAAATAGATCCCTACATGGCGCCCATATGGGACAACCTTCGGTTTATCAAGGAACAGTATGTCGATGATCCAAAGACGCAAGCGAGGATTGATGAGTTTGTAAGTACCGAAAAGATCGTAATCACACCCCTGGCGTATATCAGAGGACGTACATTGAGCAAAATATTTTTCATTGTGGATGAAGCTCAGAACCTTACGCCACATGAAATCAAAACTATCATTTCGAGAGCTGGAGAGGATACAAAGATTATCTTTACCGGCGATATTTACCAAATCGATACTCCTTATCTGGATGCAGAAAGTAATGGACTGTCTTACCTGATAGAACATGCCAAAGACCATCCGCTATATGCGCATATTACGCTGGATAAGGGCGAAAGGAGTGAACTCGCCAATCTGGCCAACGACTTGCTCTAAGTTGCCTGATTTTTGCCTGAATTGTAGCGAAACAAATGGATTTAACGTTTAACACCTTCCAATATGGCACACATACACTGAACAGTGGAGAGAAAACTTACGCACTGAAAAGTAGTAAAGTTGATCTTAAGAATTACGAAGGTAAAACGGTCATTTTGAAGGTGGTAAAAGTAGCCGGATATCCTGTTGATGGTGGCCGGGAATTAATTGATGTGCAGGAAATTGCTAACAAATAAGGTTCTGAGGCATTGAAAAAATGTATAGCTTTGCAGCCGCAAATCTAACTTTATGAAGTATCTAACTTTAATGATCCCTATTCTGATGATTTTATCTTGTCAGCAGAATACCAATAAAACAACTGAAAAAGAGCAGGCAAGGCTTGATGACCCGCATTCATTCGCTAAGCCTTTACGGGCCTATGTGGAGCACCTGGATCTGGATATAAAGGTTGATTTTGAGCAACAACA
Encoded proteins:
- a CDS encoding response regulator transcription factor encodes the protein MKVLIVEDEKTLAYEMEDFLKKAFYICDLAHNIKSGLEKMEMNSYDFILLDLGLPDGDGLTLLPQAKKYNPDAAYIILTARGNLEDRIAGLDLGADDYLPKPFSLLELQSRMQAIARRKFNVKEELLPLGDFKLDLQKRFVFFNENQIELSRKEFDLLSYLFLHSNRVLTRMQLSEHIWGTFADDDYDSNYIDAHIKNIRKKLNAWAPADFLETVRGVGYRIKK
- a CDS encoding DUF4397 domain-containing protein, translated to MNFFNTTITRNFKIAALAILSGSALLIQSCSKDNTPVQEFAFINITNAAPTTGTFNIYVDQNKINTGGAVSFGGTTGYMQALPGTHNVKFTTASSTESLISKDITLEANTVSSLFLIGSGANLDYLKIKDELGSVTSAKAFVRFINLSPTAPTLNLAVKDGEAIITDKAYKASSAFIEIEPKAYVFALKDKTNGNTLSELASIELKAGKSYTVIATGLLTPGGTEQPFGGRVITNQ
- the rpiB gene encoding ribose 5-phosphate isomerase B gives rise to the protein MKVIIGSDHAGFYYKNILVAALQQQGYEVIDLGTNTENPTDYPDHAADVARAIIAGRGEKGILICGSAVGVSIAANKFKGIRAGVCHDTYSAHQSVEHDDVNILCMGQRVIGIELARDIAFAFLSAVFSAEERHVKRLAKITALENKEL
- a CDS encoding c-type cytochrome; the protein is MKLYVYLFLACIVFTLYQCQTHKKSIEVAKGSIPDTTNSPVIPAGAAIKLMKVEPGFEVKLVAEEPLVTAPVALTFDAKGRIWAVEMVGYMPDVNGKGEDKPNGKIVILEDKNGDGLMDSRKVFLDSLVLPRAICLIDGGILVAESPNLWYYEIKDDKPGRRTLVDDKYADEGNVEHQPNGLLRAMDNWIYNAKSAKRYRKKGNQWLIENTHFRGQWGISQDDYGRLYYNDNSTNLMGDYFSPGFGASNPNQHSVEGYSERTVKDNRVYPARPTPGVNRGYMAGVLDDSLRLKNFTAACGPVIYRGDLFGPAYHSNAFVAEPSANLIKRDILTEKGYVVTGEQAYKGREFLASIDERFRPVSLYNGLDGALYIVDMYRGIIQHKTYVTPYLREKILSRKLTGPLGCGRIYKVVPKGKITSTVKMGTDVKSLVALLGHPNGQLRDMAQQLLIDLRQKEAIPLLREIMEGKGPSLQVMHAMWTLEGLSALRTNDVLALLQSADMVIKIQALSVLPALINGSSYKYYKEALVQLMKENNASIAPYIAFVASYLKPFDAGAAERLLMGLAKAYPNNRYVAAAVVSNLAYDEERFAVAIAQSLPDTNLVINKQLQLVINSIRSAQKNKDPQMMTREFPKGAALFASSCQTCHAADGNGISSLAPPLNKSEWVNGHKDKLISIVLYGLTGPVKVNGHVYESPEISADMPGIAHSDEISDDDVAQVLSFIRGSWQNNSGKVTIDEVERVRKKYKGREKAFTIEELNGK
- a CDS encoding heparin lyase I family protein, encoding MKTKLMMAAVCGCFTLLLFSNCKKDSSAVADELNATNAPAATSVAKTNAIGILSLLWDGDANLGTSVFKVLNVDAPATLAAVNNATYGKIWRFTKEIGSNRCEVHAAQGFAAAEGDDIYLGWRSQLSMSSTGLTTNALFQWKAYGANMTQNFPIVIKTIGGDFKLMHTASGGANTYIWNSPVTLNNWNTFVLRIKVSRTATVGFMEFWFNGVKQTLLGGTQRYYGRTLDADYCDPKWGVYGASAELITNRVHGLKIASTYAEAAP
- a CDS encoding outer membrane beta-barrel protein, whose product is MKKHLLTAVAVMAALCGYAQTKGTSALGFGITSQNYKYETTNGSTVTKSENKYNSYSLSYGYFIQDNAKLGIELNYGDRNDDFVANVSGSKTKQYGASVNYQHYYPLIKKLYAYAGGAIGYGYSKSETGNNNSNDNRTDFYSAGVQGGLTWFVSKRFALETSLLSANATYAKSENTGTMGGNIGYKNTSSNFNLSSTGAISNLGFKVYILF
- a CDS encoding PhoH family protein; its protein translation is MSKVAKHPSAEKKIFVLDTSVILYDHNAFKNFQEHDVAIPIQVLEELDNMKNGNETRNAEARSFIRLMDNASGDKIMNKWIPFNGHKSGRFKVVMDNKPDQFDAEAIFGKGKFDHRILNAALSLKQEFPEKRVVLVSKDICLRLKAKSLELHAEDYETGKIKNVDALYTGKEVLTNIADDFFKALKTDGSVDATTLGIQDPQANHFCILKGKRKMANTWYNAASGTLSALARQTTFRISPRNDEQTFAMDALLNPAIKLLTIQGKAGTGKTLLAIASALEQRKDYRQIYVTRPIVALSNKDIGFLPGDVKSKIDPYMAPIWDNLRFIKEQYVDDPKTQARIDEFVSTEKIVITPLAYIRGRTLSKIFFIVDEAQNLTPHEIKTIISRAGEDTKIIFTGDIYQIDTPYLDAESNGLSYLIEHAKDHPLYAHITLDKGERSELANLANDLL